Genomic DNA from Paenibacillus borealis:
CCGGTGCTGAGCACGCCATCCCGGCCCGCAATCGAAAAGCTCAAACTCAATCCGTCTTTAACTACACGTACCTGGCTTCCCTCTGACAGCAGAGCGGCTACCTGCTCCGTCAGAGTCTTCACCTGCGCATAATCCGCAGTGATCGCGCCATGGCTGAACATATCATCCGTCATGCCCGGCATAGTCGCCACCCGGGTTCCCGCTGCGGCTGCCTGCTTACGCGCCGCCGTATGTGTCATCGAATGTGTTGTAATGCATACTGCCACATCCGCTTTGGCCATAGCTTCGGCAATCGGAGCCGGCGGCTCCTCGCCTGATTTGCTCCGCGCCTGCATAATCAATAGCATCGATTCCGCCCCGAGCCGCTTCCCTGCTTCATAGACGGATTCGGCAAGCTCCCGCTTGTCGTCATCGGCCACCACAGCCAGCAATTCGCCGCTGCCAAGCCCCAGACAGTCCTTAAGGACATTCATGCTAATCAGTATTCGTTGCTCGCTCATTATACTTTCCTCCCGGTTACACCATTTCTGCTACCAGCTTGCCCATCAGGGCATTGGACAGCACGGCAGGCACTCCAGCGGAGGCCGCCCACTGTCTATGCTGCTCCACATATCCCATACAGTCAAGCACTATCACATCCGCATGGTCCCGCAGACGCTCAGCAGCAGCACGGAAATCCGCTTCCGTTCCGGTATACGGAGATGCAGCTGCAAACGGCAGCCGGGTTCCGGCACCCGCGAATTTCTCAATCATACTGTCTTCCTGCTCTGGCAGAGGACCGATCAGCCCCAGCCGCCGTCCGTCTAGCATCGCTTGTACAACCGGAGGAATAATCCGGTCCGGTTCAATCAGATGGGCCTTAGCCGTATGCAGTCCCGGAAAAACACCGGTACAGGCCAGCAGAATCGTCTGAATTCCAGCAGCTTCCATAGCATCAACCTTCCCCTGCAGAACTGACTTTATCCGTTCACGGGAGATCACCGCAGCTGATCCGTCCGCCATGCGGGTAGTCAGCACATACTCCCCGGGACCAGGACTATAGAATTCCCGTACCTGATCAGCAGTGAACCCGTCAAGTACCCCGGACTGAACCAATCCTGCCTTACCCTCCAGATACTTCTCAATAATCGGCGCAACATCGTTCCGGGGAGCTTGTCCGATCGTGATTAACCCTATATTTTTACTCATCTTGCTCCCTCCCGCTTCTTCATACTGATTGAATTTGTGGTAACCGGCCCGGTGCGTGTATACAATGAGCAGACGCTGAACCTTGCTCAGCGCCTGCCATTATCCAGTTCTATTCTATTGCGAGATTACAGCAGGTTTACCCAGTGTCTGCAGCACTTTCATCGAACCGTACAGCTCGGTAATCTGTGCAAATTCAGCTTCGTTATAGAAGGAGCATATGCCTTGGGTGAACTCTTTGGCCGTCTCAATGGCAAAACGCACTGCCTGGGCGATATCAATCTCGTGGCTTGCCCCTGTACCGCAGCCGGGCACCATGGACTGGGCAGTAATCGCCAGACCTACTACCGGAGCGGAAGTCGCTACTGCTGGCTGCAGGATTGAATTGATATGATATAGTCCGTTACCGTAAGGCGTAATATCCTGCGTAGTCACCGGAAAAGTAACCGGATACTGTCCTGTCGTCATTTCCTTGATACGCAGCAGATCTTCACTAACCCGCAGAATGTATCCTTCTTTGACGGTAGGTGAGATTGCAATGCCTTTGTGATTCACCACACGGTTGCCTTTGGTTGTATCAATGGAAATAATCGCTTCCATCTCCGGCAGCACCTCATGCTCATTCATCTGCAGGATATCCACCGGGGAATCCATGAAATCAACCGGCTCATGCGGCAGGGTCGGAGCATCCGGGCAAATATGTGTCGTGACCAGGACGTCACCTTGCAGCACATCCCCTTTGGTCTGCATGTTCGCCAGCTTCAGCGCTGAAGCGATTGCTGCCACCGCACCGTCTGCATCAGAGACAATACCGATCCGGCTGGGGCGCGCCCCAATGCCGCCAAGTCTGCCGACAATTCCGAAGGTTGGTGCGCTACCGCCTCCAAGCTTGCCTTTACTGCCGGGAATGGTGATTTTGACGAATTCCGTACTGCCTTTCTCACCTTCCACTTTCTGAACCTCAACCTTAACCGCAGGATATGCTGCGAATAACTGCCTGACCTGCTCACCGTTAACATAAGCGCTGTCCAGTGCGTTCAAGACTGTAATCGTTTGATGAAGTGCCATTATAATTCCTCCCCGGATGCATGCTCATGATTGTGATGTTTGAATTTATACTATCTTAAAATTCAAAACGTCCACAATGTGCCGCCCTGCCAAAACTAAGTTGTTTTTCTTGTCCTTTGCACATAAACCTTACGCGCGAGGTTCACTCTTCAGCCTTTCAGCAGCATCTTGCATCCATAAACCTACTTCAATCCCCGCTCCATATCATAAACAAATATAAATAAAGGTTAATTATTCCATATTGGCGAATTACAAAAAGGGTGCATAATCAAATTATACAAAGAGGTGTAGTACATGAAGCTGGAACAGACAGAGCAACAATATCCACTCCAACAAAGCATTGATCAGGAAGTTCTGCTCTCCGGGTTTTCGGGGGCGGTACTGGTTACACAACACGATCAGACTCTCGCAGCCGCTGCATACGGACAAGCCAATGTAGCAGAGGAGCGGATCAATCAGCTTAACACCCGTTTCGGGATTGCTTCCGGCAGCAAATTGTTCACAGCAATAGCCATCTGCCAGCTGGTCGAGCAGGGCAAGCTTTCTTTTGACGGCAAAGTGCTGGAAGTCTTAGATAAGCTGAAGTTCCCCTTGTTCAGCCCGGAGATCACGGTTCATCAGCTGCTGACGCATAGCTCGGGCATTCCGGATTATTTTGATGAGGAGGTAATGGAGGATTTCGCAGCATTGTGGAAGGATATACCGATGTATACACTCAGGCGACCCGGTGATTTCCT
This window encodes:
- a CDS encoding aminopeptidase — encoded protein: MSEQRILISMNVLKDCLGLGSGELLAVVADDDKRELAESVYEAGKRLGAESMLLIMQARSKSGEEPPAPIAEAMAKADVAVCITTHSMTHTAARKQAAAAGTRVATMPGMTDDMFSHGAITADYAQVKTLTEQVAALLSEGSQVRVVKDGLSLSFSIAGRDGVLSTGLYLNPGESGNLPSGEAYIAPMEGTAAGQIKVDGSIAGIGALNSPMVLTVEQGRLISAEGESGDRLLDMLGAGDGRLLGEFGIGTNNKARITGVVLEDEKVYGTIHVAFGSNNTFGGVVAAGVHIDAVVMKPDVYIDDKLIMRAGELL
- a CDS encoding AroM family protein, with the translated sequence MSKNIGLITIGQAPRNDVAPIIEKYLEGKAGLVQSGVLDGFTADQVREFYSPGPGEYVLTTRMADGSAAVISRERIKSVLQGKVDAMEAAGIQTILLACTGVFPGLHTAKAHLIEPDRIIPPVVQAMLDGRRLGLIGPLPEQEDSMIEKFAGAGTRLPFAAASPYTGTEADFRAAAERLRDHADVIVLDCMGYVEQHRQWAASAGVPAVLSNALMGKLVAEMV
- a CDS encoding DUF1177 domain-containing protein, with the protein product MALHQTITVLNALDSAYVNGEQVRQLFAAYPAVKVEVQKVEGEKGSTEFVKITIPGSKGKLGGGSAPTFGIVGRLGGIGARPSRIGIVSDADGAVAAIASALKLANMQTKGDVLQGDVLVTTHICPDAPTLPHEPVDFMDSPVDILQMNEHEVLPEMEAIISIDTTKGNRVVNHKGIAISPTVKEGYILRVSEDLLRIKEMTTGQYPVTFPVTTQDITPYGNGLYHINSILQPAVATSAPVVGLAITAQSMVPGCGTGASHEIDIAQAVRFAIETAKEFTQGICSFYNEAEFAQITELYGSMKVLQTLGKPAVISQ